The genomic DNA CGCTCTGGTCGCTGTTGTCGCTGAGTCCGGCCTCCTCCCCCAACCCGCTGTCCTCTGTGTCCAGGCTGCTGCTACGGGAGCCCATCTTCCGCTCCTGACTACCCAGATGTACCTGAGCTCTCACACCCAGACGTCTCCGGGTGGGTGACTCGTTGCCCAGGAAGGGCTTGTTGGCATCCTCAGGTGCCATCTGGATCTTGTCCTTGATTGAGCATACCAGGTCAGTGCTGTACTCACTGTACTTTGGCATGTGGCTCTTGATCACCTCACCCGTTCGGATCAGACTGCCGCTGTCGGTGTCCGCCTCGACCACACGTGTCTTGACTAGGATTTTTGTCTCGTTCTGCTTCTCCCTTTCTTCGTCCTCAATGATGGAGGTGGGCATCCACCCAGAGGGTATGGTCTCTTGTTTGACCAAGTTCTCGTCGGCCCAGCCCTGCCAGCTCTTGGCAAGACTGTGGACCATGGCGGCACATTTGATCTTCCTCACAGCCCTAACAAAGGGTTTATCCTCCTGGCTGGTACTCATCATGGCTCCTGCTTGACCGTGCTTACAAGatattgtgttgatgttgtagggaaagtcagtgagtgagtgagtgagttgaaATAATCCTTCGCTGCCTTTGCTCCGCTTTAAATAAACTGTCGT from Oncorhynchus clarkii lewisi isolate Uvic-CL-2024 chromosome 7, UVic_Ocla_1.0, whole genome shotgun sequence includes the following:
- the LOC139413218 gene encoding actin-binding Rho-activating protein, with the translated sequence MMSTSQEDKPFVRAVRKIKCAAMVHSLAKSWQGWADENLVKQETIPSGWMPTSIIEDEEREKQNETKILVKTRVVEADTDSGSLIRTGEVIKSHMPKYSEYSTDLVCSIKDKIQMAPEDANKPFLGNESPTRRRLGVRAQVHLGSQERKMGSRSSSLDTEDSGLGEEAGLSDNSDQSDLNQLKKQINRPKIRVTTMGDIKSRWQQWSQQHVEGQKLNPFSEEFDYEHAMAQRLQKGDEGYGRPKEGSKTAMRGDRAQKHVYKEMEELCWIVKDMGLKDKNGKSYITFGRLFDRYVKISDKVVGIVLRCRKHKMLDFEGEMLWKGQDDHVVITLRDVKED